GCGTGTTGTCATGGGGTGCTGATTGGCGACAGGACACACGGGAACCGTACCGCAAGGAAGAACGGCCCGACCGATCGGAGTGCACGCCCGACCGATCGGAGAGCTCGCGGGTGCAGTCGGGGCGCTCGTCCAACCGATCGGAGAGCTCACtggtgcggtcggggcgcttGCCCGACCGAGCGGAGCGGACGCCGGTGCCGGTGGGGCGCTAAGCCAACCGATCGGAGAGCTCGCCGGTGCGATCGGGATGGTCGCCCGACAGAGCGGGGCGCTCGCCGGTGCAGCCGGGGCGCTCGCCCGACCGATCGAGGAGGGTGCCTGTGCGGTTGGGGTATTCGCCCGACCGATGTGAGCGCacgccggtgcggtcggggcagTCGCCCGTACCGATTGGAGCGCACGCCGGTGTGGACGGGGCGTTCACCCGACTGAGCGGGGCGGTTGCCGATGCGGTCGGGCACGCTGGTGCAGTCGGGGTGCTCAACCGACCGATCGGAGCTTGCCGGTGTGGTCAAGGCGCATGCCCGACCGATCGGGGAGGTCGGGACGCTTGCCCGACCGAGCGGAGCGCacgccggtgcggtcggggcagTCGCCGGTACGGTCGGGACGCTTGCTCGACCAATCGGGGAGGTTGAAGGTGCGCCGGGTGAGTGTCCTGTAGGCAACAGAGATGGTGCCGAGCCAATAGGGGGCGGCACCACATTTGAAGGTTCCAACAAAAAATTAAAGTCCTTGTTAGCTGGGGGTGGTTGCTGCTGAGAAAAGGGAAAGGTAGTCTCGTCAAACACGACATGGTGAGAGATGATGACCCGGTTAGATGAGAGATCAAGGCAGCGGTATCCCTTGTGATGAGCAGAATAGCTAAGAAAAATGCACAGGGTGGAGTGAGGAGCGAGTTTGTGTGGTGCAGTAGCGGAAAGATTCGAATAGCAAGTGCAACCGAAAACCCGAAGATGGTCATAAGACGGCATGATGCAAAACAAACCCATGTGCGGCGTGGAGGAGCTAAGGGTTTTTGTGGGTAGAATGTTCAGTAAATGTGTAGCAGTGTGCAGAGACTCAACCCAATAGAAGGAAGGCATACTAGCCTGAAAGAGAAGGGAGCGGACAACATTATTGACGCTCCGAATCATGCGCTCGGCCCGGCCGTTCTGGGGCGATGTATAGGGGCAGGACATGCGAAGCGAACCCCGTGCGTGTGGAAGAAGGTGCGTGTACTGGAGTTATTGAACTCACAGCCGTTGTCGCACTAAACGGCCTTCATAGTGGTGCCAAACTGAGTACGGACAGAGAAGAAGTTAGCCAGAGTCGCAAAGGTGTCAGATTTGAGATGTAAAGGGAACGTCCACAAATAATGAGAACAATCATCAAGAATGAGCAAATAATATTTATAGCCAGACACATTACGAATAGGAGACGTCCACAAATTGCAGTGAATAAGATCGAAATTACTAGATGCTCTAGAAGCAGATGACTGAAAAGGGAGGCAAGTGTGCCGCCCTAGTTAAAACGCATGATAGATGATATGAATGTCCTTATTACAAAAAGGAATGATCGAAGCGACTTTGGACAAAACTTCATGGCCGGGATGTTCGAGACGGCGATGCCACACAGAGGAAGTGGAGGCAGCAGCGAGAGCATGGGTAGCAGGAAACCACAGGGGATAGAGTGGCCCGAAGCTATTGCACCGGACGATCAGCCTCCGAGACGCCAGATCCTTCATAGAGCAGCCAACGGGATCAAATTCAATAGAACATTTGTTATCATAAGTAAACTGGCAAACAGAAATAAGGTTCTTAATAAGTTTAGGTGAAACTAGAACATTGTTAAGGGATAGGGAACTCGGAAAGTGAGCTGCGCCAGTAGCCGTGTCAGGAAGCAAGGAACCGTCACCGACAACAATTGATGAAGGAAAGAGATACCACAAATGAGGAAAATATGAAAGAGTACCAGCGTCTGAAGTCATGTGTGAGGTGGCACGTGAATCAAGATACCAGTCGATCGACTGCAGCTGGTTGAGGGTCATGGTGCTGAACGTCGAGGTGAGGGACTGCTGATCCTAGGAGGGGGGCAGGCCCGTCATGGGATTGTAGAACCCCGGGGGGACCTGTGGTGCCTGCTGCCCTAGATAGGGTGCCTGCTGCCCCATAAGGGGGGGCCTGAAGGCTCTGAAGCTGCGCCTACTGCTGTTGAGCGTACAACGCCTGCTGCTGAAACACCGGTGTGGGCGCGGCTGGACGGGGAGGAATGACGGCCTGCTATCGAGGGCCCGAGTACATGTAAATTGTACCGGACCAGGGGTTCCAGAAGGAGGGCCAAGGGCCGCTGGACTCCTGGGTGGTGCCGGGAGTAGGGGCCTGGGTGCCGGCGGCAGGGACCTTGCTGCCGTTGCTGGCCGCCACGCCAGCCCCTGTCCCGCTTTTGCTTGGAGTAGGGCCTCCCCTTGCTGCCCCCTAGAGTTGGAACGCTCGGCAGAGTGGTGGGGAGGCACAGAGGGATGAGAGGAGGAGCCAATGTTGATGCCGGTGAGCAGCGCCATGGACAGAGTCAAGGAAGGAGGCACCAttgtgagctcctcaagaaCTAGATCATCGCGAGCCTCCAGGAAGGAGCGAAGAGGACAAGAACGCCAGATGtcgcggccgacggcggcgaacTTCTCGTTGAGCCCGCGGATGATGTTGAGGACAAGGGTGCGGTCGGAGACTTGCTCGCCGAGATTACCAAGGGCAT
The genomic region above belongs to Setaria italica strain Yugu1 chromosome VI, Setaria_italica_v2.0, whole genome shotgun sequence and contains:
- the LOC105914608 gene encoding uncharacterized protein LOC105914608, with amino-acid sequence MDHGKRGTTIRATWLAIESQFLSNREKRALYLDDKFRTFVQGDLSITDYCHHIKSMADALGNLGEQVSDRTLVLNIIRGLNEKFAAVGRDIWRSCPLRSFLEARDDLVLEELTMVPPSLTLSMALLTGINIGSSSHPSFGTTMKAV